In a single window of the Bradyrhizobium sp. ORS 285 genome:
- a CDS encoding CHASE2 domain-containing protein — protein MKRLRAVPRWFARRFGYARVICLLLLIAFAALRVADPALVQELRLRTFDNFQALSPRVKTIRPVTIVDIDEKSVADPKLGQWPWPRTRIAEIVDRLTELGALVIAFDVVFAEPDRLNPALAAETFPNLDEATREKLKALPSNDQVLADAVRRSRVVLGETASRDVRAEPDKTLPETGFAELGDPVPFMEPFPGLLRNVPLIEHAAAGRGLFTIEPERDGIVRRVPMVMRAQDVKMLALSFETLRVVAGVDTVRVKADTGGITSIGFGPLQIPTDGNAKIWVHYANHDPSIYVSAIDVLEGRVPPEKIARKLILIGPSAIGLSDIKTTPVYAAMPGVEVHAQVLESVLTGSILTRPYWGIVVEFFGAVLLGLLVIVFAPRLGAVTLVLVGAVFASALLGVSWYFYKQHRILIDFTYPMLSTTSVYLTLIFASFIREQQQRREIRGWFAQYMSPVLVEQLAQSPEKLVLGGEEREMTIMFSDVRGFTSISESYKHDPQGLTALMNRFLTPLTDAIIARKGYVDKYMGDAIMAFWNAPLDDREHHLNACTAALDMLDRIDEVNREREQEAAHGGHVYIPLNVGIGLNTGIGVVGNMGSELKKNYSVLGDSVNLASRLEGQTKEYGFPIIVGAATAMAVKDRLAILELDFIMVKGKTEPEVIYAITGREDVMYSERFQLLRNLTIEMLAAYRSRDWDEALAAIARGRKKDEAKELAKLFDLYEERIRAYQQNPPPDNWNGAHALTSK, from the coding sequence ATGAAGCGGTTGAGAGCAGTCCCACGATGGTTCGCGCGCAGGTTCGGCTATGCGCGCGTGATCTGTCTGTTATTGCTGATCGCCTTCGCGGCGTTGCGTGTCGCAGATCCCGCGTTAGTTCAGGAACTGCGCCTGCGGACGTTCGACAATTTCCAGGCGTTGAGTCCGCGGGTTAAGACCATTCGCCCGGTCACGATCGTGGACATCGACGAGAAGAGCGTTGCCGATCCCAAGCTCGGGCAGTGGCCCTGGCCCCGGACGCGAATTGCCGAGATCGTCGACAGACTGACCGAGCTCGGCGCCCTCGTCATTGCATTCGACGTCGTGTTCGCCGAGCCCGACCGGCTCAATCCCGCCCTCGCCGCGGAGACCTTTCCCAATCTCGACGAGGCAACGCGAGAAAAGCTGAAGGCGCTGCCATCCAACGATCAGGTTTTGGCCGACGCCGTACGGCGGTCGCGCGTCGTTCTCGGGGAGACGGCGAGCCGCGACGTCCGGGCCGAACCCGACAAGACGCTGCCGGAGACCGGCTTTGCAGAATTGGGAGACCCGGTCCCGTTCATGGAGCCGTTCCCCGGGCTGCTGCGCAACGTACCGCTGATCGAGCACGCCGCAGCCGGGCGTGGCCTCTTCACCATCGAGCCGGAGCGCGACGGCATCGTCCGCCGGGTGCCCATGGTGATGCGGGCGCAGGACGTCAAGATGCTGGCGCTGAGCTTCGAGACGCTGCGGGTCGTGGCCGGCGTGGACACGGTTCGGGTCAAGGCCGATACAGGTGGTATCACCAGTATCGGTTTCGGCCCCCTTCAGATTCCGACTGACGGCAACGCCAAGATCTGGGTGCATTACGCCAACCACGATCCGTCGATCTACGTCTCCGCGATCGACGTGCTTGAGGGGCGTGTGCCGCCGGAGAAGATCGCAAGAAAGCTGATCCTGATCGGACCATCCGCGATCGGCCTGAGCGACATCAAGACCACACCGGTCTACGCGGCCATGCCGGGCGTCGAGGTGCATGCCCAGGTGCTTGAGTCGGTGCTCACGGGCTCGATCCTGACCAGGCCGTATTGGGGCATCGTGGTTGAATTCTTCGGCGCCGTGCTGCTCGGCCTGCTCGTCATCGTGTTCGCGCCCCGGCTCGGTGCCGTCACGCTGGTGCTCGTCGGAGCCGTGTTCGCGAGCGCGCTGCTGGGCGTCTCCTGGTACTTCTACAAGCAGCACCGGATCCTGATCGATTTCACCTATCCGATGCTGTCGACGACATCAGTCTATCTGACGCTGATCTTCGCGAGCTTCATCCGCGAGCAGCAGCAGCGCAGGGAAATCCGCGGCTGGTTCGCGCAATACATGTCGCCGGTGCTGGTCGAGCAGCTCGCGCAATCGCCGGAGAAGCTCGTGCTCGGCGGCGAGGAGCGCGAGATGACAATCATGTTCTCGGACGTCCGCGGCTTCACCTCGATCTCGGAAAGCTATAAGCACGATCCGCAAGGATTGACGGCGCTCATGAATCGCTTCCTGACACCGTTGACCGACGCGATCATCGCGCGCAAGGGCTACGTCGACAAATACATGGGCGACGCCATCATGGCGTTCTGGAACGCGCCGCTCGACGATCGGGAGCACCATCTCAATGCGTGCACGGCTGCGCTCGACATGCTGGACAGGATCGACGAGGTCAATCGCGAGCGTGAGCAGGAGGCGGCCCACGGCGGTCATGTCTATATTCCGCTCAACGTCGGCATCGGCCTCAATACCGGCATTGGCGTCGTCGGCAACATGGGCTCGGAGCTGAAGAAGAACTATTCTGTGCTCGGCGACAGCGTGAACCTCGCCTCACGACTGGAGGGCCAGACCAAGGAATACGGCTTCCCGATCATCGTCGGCGCGGCGACCGCGATGGCGGTGAAGGACAGGCTGGCGATCCTCGAGCTCGACTTCATCATGGTCAAAGGCAAGACCGAGCCGGAGGTGATCTATGCCATCACCGGACGCGAGGACGTGATGTATTCCGAGCGCTTCCAGCTGCTGCGCAACCTGACCATCGAGATGCTGGCCGCCTACCGCAGCCGCGACTGGGACGAGGCGCTGGCCGCGATCGCGCGAGGCCGCAAGAAAGATGAGGCGAAGGAGCTGGCGAAGCTGTTCGATCTTTACGAAGAGCGTATCCGCGCCTATCAGCAGAACCCGCCGCCGGACAATTGGAACGGCGCCCACGCGCTGACATCGAAGTAG